In Oncorhynchus mykiss isolate Arlee unplaced genomic scaffold, USDA_OmykA_1.1 un_scaffold_416, whole genome shotgun sequence, one genomic interval encodes:
- the LOC118956133 gene encoding histone H2A, with product MSGRGKTGGKARAKAKTRSSRAGLQFPVGRVHRLLRKGNYAERVGAGAPVYLAAVLEYLTAEILELAGNAARDNKKTRIIPRHLQLAVRNDEELNKLLGGVTIAQGGVLPNIQAVLLPKKTEKAVKAK from the coding sequence ATGAGCGGAAGAGGCAAAACCGGAGGCAAGGCCAGGGCGAAGGCAAAGACACGTTCATCCCGTGCCGGGCTCCAGTTCCCCGTGGGCCGTGTGCACAGGCTGCTGCGTAAAGGCAACTACGCCGAGCGTGTGGGCGCTGGCGCACCAGTGTACCTGGCCGCAGTGCTCGAGTACCTGACTGCTGAGATCCTGGAGTTGGCCGGAAACGCTGCCCGTGACAACAAGAAGACTCGTATCATCCCCCGTCACCTGCAGCTGGCAGTCCGTAACGACGAGGAGCTGAACAAACTGCTTGGCGGCGTGACCATCGCGCAGGGTGGTGTTCTGCCCAACATCCAGGCAGTGCTGCTCCCCAAGAAGACTGAGAAGGCCGTCAAAGCCAAGTAA
- the LOC118956131 gene encoding histone H1, whose protein sequence is MAEVAPAPAAAAPAKAPKKKAAAKPKKAGPSVGELIVKAVSASKERSGVSLAALKKSLAAGGYDVEKNNSRVKIAVKSLVTKGTLVQTKGTGASGSFKLNKKAVEAKKPAKKAAAPKAKKVAAKKPAAAKKPKKVAAKKAVAAKKSPKKAKKPATPKKAAKSPKKVKKPAAAAKKAAKSPKKATKAAKPKAAKPKAAKAKKAAPKKK, encoded by the coding sequence ATGGCAGAAGTCGCACCAGCACCCGCCGCCGCCGCGCCGGCCAAGGCACCCAAGAAGAAGGCAGCAGCCAAGCCCAAGAAAGCGGGACCCAGCGTAGGCGAGCTCATCGTCAAGGCGGTGTCCGCCTCCAAGGAGAGGAGCGGCGTGTCCCTGGCCGCGCTCAAGAAGTCTCTGGCGGCAGGCGGCTACGACGTGGAGAAGAACAACTCCCGTGTCAAGATCGCCGTCAAGAGCCTCGTCACCAAGGGCACCCTGGTCCAGACTAAGGGCACCGGTGCTTCCGGCTCCTTCAAGCTCAACAAGAAGGCCGTCGAGGCAAAGAAGCCCGCCAAGAAAGCCGCAGCCCCCAAAGCTAAGAAGGTGGCCGCCAAGAAGCCCGCCGCCGCCAAGAAGCCCAAGAAGGTAGCAGCCAAGAAGGCCGTGGCCGCAAAGAAGTCCCCCAAGAAGGCCAAGAAGCCCGCTACACCCAAAAAGGCCGCCAAGAGCCCAAAGAAGGTGAAGAAGCCCGCCGCAGCGGCCAAGAAAGCGGCCAAGAGCCCCAAGAAGGCTACCAAGGCAGCGAAGCCCAAAGCCGCCAAGCCCAAGGCGGCCAAGGCCAAGAAGGCAGCCCCCAAGAAGAAGTAA
- the LOC118956115 gene encoding histone H3-like gives MSRRRCRLYKLHIGILRLYSDCERRKLASAMARTKQTARKSTGGKAPRKQLATKAARKSAPATGGVKKPHRYRPGTVALREIRRYQKSTELLIRKLPFQRLVREIAQDFKTDLRFQSSAVMALQEASEAYLVGLFEDTNLCAIHAKRVTIMPKDIQLARRIRGERA, from the coding sequence atgagcagaCGCCGCTGCCGGCTTTATAAACTTCACATAGGCATTTTGAGGCTATACTCCGACTGTGAAAGAAGGAAGCTAGCTAGCGCCATGGCCAGAACCAAGCAAACCGCTCGCAAATCCACCGGTGGCAAAGCACCCAGGAAGCAGCTCGCCACCAAGGCTGCGCGCAAGAGCGCCCCGGCCACCGGCGGCGTGAAGAAGCCTCACCGTTACAGGCCCGGCACCGTGGCTCTTAGAGAGATCCGTCGTTACCagaagtccactgagctgctgatccgcaaactgcctttccagcgcctggtgcgagaaattgcccaggactttaagaccgacctgcgcttccagagttccgcagtgatggccctgcaggaggcaagcgaggcttacctggtcggcctgttcgaggacaccaacctgtgcgccatccacgccaagagggtgaccatcatgcccaaggacatccagctggcccgtcgtattcgcggagagcgcgcataa